Proteins from one Camelina sativa cultivar DH55 chromosome 8, Cs, whole genome shotgun sequence genomic window:
- the LOC104708640 gene encoding 40S ribosomal protein S17-4-like: MGRVRTKTVKKSSRQVIEKYYSRMTLDFHTNKKILEEVAIIPSKRLRNKIAGFSTHLMKRIQKGPVRGISLKLQEEERERRMDFVPDESAIKTDEIKVDKETLEMLASLGMSDTPGFSQVEPQAIAATAPFGRPPRRY, from the coding sequence ATGGGGCGTGTAAGAACCAAGACGGTGAAGAAATCTTCTCGTCAAGTGATTGAGAAGTACTACTCTCGCATGACTCTTGACTTCCACACCAACAAGAAGATCCTTGAAGAGGTCGCCATCATCCCTTCCAAGAGACTCCGCAACAAGATTGCTGGATTCTCCACCCACTTGATGAAACGTATCCAGAAGGGACCAGTCCGTGGTATCTCACTCAAGCTTCAAGAGGAAGAGCGTGAACGCCGCATGGACTTTGTTCCCGATGAGTCTGCTATCAAGACTGATGAGATCAAGGTCGACAAAGAGACTCTAGAGATGCTTGCTTCTCTTGGTATGTCTGACACTCCCGGCTTCTCTCAAGTCGAGCCACAAGCTATCGCAGCTACTGCCCCTTTCGGCAGGCCACCAAGAAGATACTAG